DNA from Mucilaginibacter mallensis:
ATTATTAAAATCAATTGACGCGGTAACCAGGTTAAGCGAATCAATCTCATAGCTAAATTCACCATCAAAATACTTGTAGTTGCCGGTATAATCGGCACTGCCTGATTGTGTTAAAACAGATGCCGGGTTAAAAAAAGTTTGTGTATTATCAAAGGGATTTGTGGATTTGTTTTGTCGGCCCAGGCCTGCGTAGCCAGAAAAACCGAACTTACCTTCCTTTACCGTGCCATTTAAATTGACGCCGGGGCCCCAAATTGTATTATAGCGCGCATTAACACCAATGTTATAGCCCTGGTCGGCATTTTTTGTGGTGATGATGTTAATAATCCCGGCTAAACCTTCCGCATCGTATTTTGCAGGTGGTGTGGTGATCACTTCAATTTTTACAATGTTGGTAGCCGGCATGGACCGCAATACATCCGACGGACTTTTAGCCAGCAAAGCTGATTCTTTACCATTTACCAATATTTTATAGTTACCGCTGCCTTTCAGCTGTATGTTATCATTCGCATCTACCGTTAATAAGGGCACCTTTCGCATCATATCCAGCGCAGTTATCGATTTACTTTCCGGGTCGGAGGCTACGTTATAGCTAATACGGTCAACCTCTTGCTGCATCAGGGGCTTTACTGCGGTTACCGAAACCTCTTTTAATTGATTGGTAGCCGGTTTCAGTTTTATTTTACCTGCGTTTGTGATGCCGGCGGCAGATGATATATTAATAACCTTAGTGCTATATCCTACAAAAGCCAATACCAACTGATACTTTTTTCCTGCGGGAGCCTTCAGCTCGAAGCTGCCGTCATCTTTTGTTAAATTACTTTTTACGGGTACTTTGGTTTGGGCATCCTGTAATGCTACGGTAACATAGCCCTGCGGCTGGTTGGTCACCGAGTCGATCACTATACCTTTAACAATTACAGTTGGAGCAGCATTTTGAGCCAATGCCAGGGCATAAAAATAACAGCACAATGCTGTTAGTAAAATTTTTCTCATATGACAGTTAACAGTTGTTTAGGTAGACGTGGAAGTTATCCGTTCGTTACAGATAGGTAAAGGTATTTTTATACAGGTAAAGGTATTTTACTTTTTACAGACAAAAAAGCATTTAACAAACTTTAACTAAAAGATTAGTTTAAGTTAACACTGGCTACCTATTATACTTAGTCATAGTAAGTTCCGTACCAATAGTGGCGAAGCTTTTTATAATTTCAATAGAGCGGTCGATAAGGGCAGGCAGTTCAGGTTTTTCATCATCATCAAAGCCGCTCAGTACATAATCAACCTGCCGGCCTTTGGGGTAGTTATCACTCACGCCAAAACGCAGGCGTGCGTATTCATTGTTGCCAAGGGTCGCTTCAATATGTTTTAAGCCATTGTGGCCTGCAGCGCTTCCTTTAGGTTTCAGGCGTAGCGTACCTAATGGCAGGGCAATATCATCAACAATAACCAATACGTTTTCAACGGGGATCTTCAGTTCCTTCATCCAATGGTTAAGGGCCTTACCGCTTAAATTCATATAGGTTGTTGGCTTAATAAGGTATAGTGTACGGCTTTTATAGTTTACCTCAGTATAATAAGCCAGTCGCATGTTATAAAACTTAACATTTTCCTGCTTGGCCATTTCATCCAACACCATAAACCCGATGTTATGCCGGGTATCAGCATATTCCGGACCAATGTTACCTAAACCAACTATAAGATATTTCATAAGCCCCTAACCCCTAAAGGGGGATTTTTGATTTGCGTAGTTATCTTTATAATAATGATGAATTTGAATCTTTGAGTGTTCGGAAGATCTATGTTCCCCTCTTGAGAGGGGGCGTGTTGACGGTGCGGCTGCAGGGGTGTGTTATTCCGCATGCATAATAACACACCCCTACACCCCTCTCAAGAGGGGAATCGCACAAAGCCACGCTTCTTTCGGACACTCCAGGTTTGAAACCCATCGCTATGCGAAGATATTATTTCTATACAAGAACAGCGATAAGTAAACTTATCGCTGTTCAAATTAGTTAACCCTTAACTCCCCCTTCAGGGGGCCGGGGGGCTTATTTTTTGCCTGAAGCAGCTTCCTGCTCAGCCTGACGTAATGCACGTGAAGTAGTTACCGATACAATGGTATCTTCAATAGCGTTAGTAATAGTCAGGTTAGGAACTTTAATTTCAGCAACTTTTACTGATTTACCCACTTCTAAGCCTTCAATGCTCACTTCAATCGCATCTAAGTGATCTTTAGGTAATGCTTTGATACGTAATTTTCTTAGTTTCTGAACTAATTTACCACCTGCTTTAACACCTGATGAGCTTCCGGTTAATTTGATCGGAATTTCAATGGTAACTGGTTTTTTCTCATCTAACAACAGAAAATCTACGTGGATGATCTGCTCAGTTAATGGGTGGAACTGGATATCTTTAATGATAGCCTGTGAAGTTACACCAGCAATTTGTAAATCGATGAAATGAACAACCGGTGTGTAAACTACGGCTTTCAAATCAGCTGCGGACACTGCAAAGTGGGTTTGGGTTGGCCCACCGTAAAGTACTGCTGGTACCAGGCTCTGGTAACGCAATTCCTTCGCGTCTCGTTTCCCTACGTTCTCTCTTAAAGAACCGCTAATAGCAATTGATTTCATTTGTTTTTATTTATTCTTGTTAATAGTTGATGGTTCATAGTTCATAGTAAACTATGCCCACCTTGTGTATTCTCTTTTTATTATGATGATCTGTTGTTCAAAAACTATGAACTATGAACCATCAGCCATGAACTTTCTCAATCCACCTTAAACAACTGGCTTATTGAGCCGTGTTCGTTTACATTTTCAATAGCACTTGCAAACAATTTAGCGGTTGTTAATACCCTTATCTTATCGCTTTTGTGTTTTAGTGGTATTGTATCAGTAACTATCAATTCAGTTAATACCGAATTCTCGATAGTTTCATATGCTTTGCCTGATAGTACCGGGTGTGTACAAACCGCTCTTACGGTACGTGCGCCACGCTCCATAATCAGGGCTGCTGCTTTAGCCAGTGTACCCGCGGTATCACAAATATCATCTATCAGTACAATGTCCTGGTCGGTTACATCACCTATCAGTGTCATTGATTCAATTTCATTTGCACGCTTACGACGTTTATCGCAAATAACAACTTCGGCATTAAAAAACTTGGCGAAGCTGCGTGCCCTGTATGAACCGCCCATATCCGGCGAGGCAATGGTTAAATTACCTAAGCCCAGGCTTTTTATATAAGGTACAAAAATGATCGAAGCATCCAGGTGATCAACCGGGATATCAAAAAATCCTTGTATCTGTGCCGCGTGCAGATCCATGGTCATAATGCGGTTAATACCCGCTGCAACCAATAAATTAGCTACCAGCTTTGAGCCGATTGCCACACGTGGTTTATCTTTTCTG
Protein-coding regions in this window:
- the pth gene encoding aminoacyl-tRNA hydrolase, with the translated sequence MKYLIVGLGNIGPEYADTRHNIGFMVLDEMAKQENVKFYNMRLAYYTEVNYKSRTLYLIKPTTYMNLSGKALNHWMKELKIPVENVLVIVDDIALPLGTLRLKPKGSAAGHNGLKHIEATLGNNEYARLRFGVSDNYPKGRQVDYVLSGFDDDEKPELPALIDRSIEIIKSFATIGTELTMTKYNR
- a CDS encoding 50S ribosomal protein L25/general stress protein Ctc, which produces MKSIAISGSLRENVGKRDAKELRYQSLVPAVLYGGPTQTHFAVSAADLKAVVYTPVVHFIDLQIAGVTSQAIIKDIQFHPLTEQIIHVDFLLLDEKKPVTIEIPIKLTGSSSGVKAGGKLVQKLRKLRIKALPKDHLDAIEVSIEGLEVGKSVKVAEIKVPNLTITNAIEDTIVSVTTSRALRQAEQEAASGKK
- a CDS encoding ribose-phosphate pyrophosphokinase, whose amino-acid sequence is MPLQFNPIKLFAGSGTTVLAQNIADAYGRELGEVTLSVFSDGEFQPHFNESVRGCDVFLIQSTNPPTDNLIELLMLIDAARRASAHYVTAVIPYFGLARQDRKDKPRVAIGSKLVANLLVAAGINRIMTMDLHAAQIQGFFDIPVDHLDASIIFVPYIKSLGLGNLTIASPDMGGSYRARSFAKFFNAEVVICDKRRKRANEIESMTLIGDVTDQDIVLIDDICDTAGTLAKAAALIMERGARTVRAVCTHPVLSGKAYETIENSVLTELIVTDTIPLKHKSDKIRVLTTAKLFASAIENVNEHGSISQLFKVD